A window of the Gossypium hirsutum isolate 1008001.06 chromosome A05, Gossypium_hirsutum_v2.1, whole genome shotgun sequence genome harbors these coding sequences:
- the LOC107962227 gene encoding uncharacterized protein, with translation MNSKEILSIFSFLLLFLQSHARPAGDSSPSSSLSSPAPAPGPSNHGCWLSSTSCHNESLRACLDPASIGSKKVLVLVMNEGERNLTVSVSMSHDKTKKVEVLPHLTQKVEITAKVGGNSTIQIDAGELSCAIQIGAAASSYGIFNYIPFPRHISPIYLLILTGLIIGSTYAFYKRSKRDDGIAYQQLEMGQPASSSPNNVDVETAQGWEQDWEGEWREVKSKLASANGLSSRSAKRDDD, from the exons atgaattcaaaGGAAATCctttcaatcttttctttccttttactCTTTCTTCAATCACACGCTCGACCTGCGGGGGATTCTTCCCCg TCTTCCAGCCTATCGTCACCGGCGCCGGCTCCTGGGCCTAGTAACCACGGGTGTTGGCTTTCGTCAACGAGTTGTCATAACGAAAGCTTAAGGGCGTGCCTTGATCCTGCGTCAATTG GTTCAAAGAAAGTACTAGTATTGGTGATGAACGAAGGAGAGAGAAACCTAACCGTAAGTGTGAGTATGTCACATGACAAGACCAAGAAGGTGGAAGTGCTCCCTCACCTAACCCAAAAG GTTGAAATCACAGCAAAAGTTGGTGGAAATTCAACCATACAAATAGATGCTGGAGAATTGAGTTGTGCAATTCAGATAGGAGCAGCTGCATCAAGTTACGGCATATTCAATTATATCCCTTTCCCCAGGCATATAAGCCCCATCTACTTACTGATTCTAACAGGTCTGATCATCGGCAGTACGTACGCCTTCTACAAGCGAAGCAAAAGGGATGATGGAATCGCATACCAGCAGCTTGAAATGGGGCAACCTGCCTCGTCTTCACCTAACAATGTCGATGTAGAAACAGCTCAAGGTTGGGAACAAGATTGGGAGGGCGAGTGGCGGGAGGTGAAGTCAAAACTAGCATCTGCGAATGGCCTTTCTTCTAGGTCTGCCAAGCGAGATGATGATTAG